The genomic stretch TGGGGCAGGTGCCGTTGCTATGGGAGGATTTATTTCTTTGGCTAGATCTATGCCTACAATTATTAGTTCTTTTAGAAAATCTTTAGCAGGTATGTTGGAAGGCGAACATGGCTCTTCTAAAAAGGCAGATAGAATAAATCAGGATGCACCTATTATATGGCTTATAGCGGCAGCTGTATTTGGATTTTTAGCTACTTGGCTTATACCTAGTATTGGAGGCGGAATAATAGGCGGTATATTGGCTGTAATATTTTGTTTTTTCTTTGCTGTTGTATCTGCAAGAATGGTTGGCGTTATAGGGGCTAGTAATAATCCAGTTTCTGGTATGACTATAGCTACACTTTTAATAGTGGCTACAATATTTAAATTAACAGGTAATGTAGGCGATGATGGTATAAGAATGTCTCTTTTAGTATGCGGTATAGTATGTGTTTCTACTGCTGTTGCTGGCGGTGTTGCTCAGTCATTAAAGGCTTCATATATTATAGGCGGAACACCTAAAAAAATTCAATTTGGTATGTTTATAGCATTAGGTATTGCTTCTATAGGTGCTGGTGCCACTGTTATACTTATGCAAAACGCTTATGGTATAGGTTCTGATGCAGTTCCAGCTCCTCAGGCTACTTTAATGAAACTTATAGTTGAAGGTATAATGACAGCCCAGCTTCCTTGGACTTTGGTTATAATAGGGGCTGCTATTGCAATATTTTGTGCTATAGCAAAACTTCCTATACTTGCTGTTGCTTTAGGACTTTATTTGCCTATTACATTAAGTACTGCTATATTTATAGGCGGAATTGTAAGAAAGTTAGTAGAAATAAAGTTTAAAGACAATGAAGAAGGTAAAAATGAGGCTTCAGAAAAAGGTATACTGCTTGCTTCCGGGTTGGTGGCTGGAGATGCTATAGTAGGTATATTTATAGGTATAATGGCGGCATTGAATATTTCTATAAATTTCGGAGCAAAAATAGTTCCTCAAAGCAATTTAATAACATTTATTATATTTGCTTTATTCTGTGCTTGGGTATACAAATATACCACTTCTAAAGATAAAAAATAATTATAATACTCAATTCATAAAAAGTCATAATGCTTTACTTTTTGGTATTGCATTATGATTTTTTTATATATTTTTAATATTGTTAATAGTAATTTATTATTTTTTTGATATAATATAAGTATTAGAGAGAAAATTATATGGATGAAAAAAAAGATAATATATTAGAAAGTTTTTTTAAAGAAAAAGATGAGCATAATTTTGTACTTTATGTTCCAGAGATAATTCATAATAATTGGAAAATTAATGATAATGGGAAGGTACTTCTTATATTAGAAACTAATAACCCTATAACAAAAATTTCTGCTTGGCTTTTAAAAAAGAAAATTAATAAAGATATAGAGTTTGATGAGCTTTCAACCTCTGCTTGGCTTAGTATAGACGGAGAGAGATGTATATTTGAAATAGCAAGACTTCAGAAGGCAAAAACTGATGACAGCTTTAAAGATGCTCTTATAAGGCTTATACGCTTTATGCATTATATACAAAATAGAGGGTGGATAAAGTATAAAAAAGTAAAAAGTAAAGAAGATGTTGATATAAGCAAAGTTTAGTTTATAGGTATTGTTTTTATTAAGATATTAATATATATTAGATGTATATATTATTTTGGAGATTAAATATGGTATATAACAGCATACTTGATTTAATAGGAAATACTCCTATATTGAGACTAAGTAATATAGAATCAAAATTTAATTTAAATAAAAATGTAGAATTATACGGAAAAGTTGAAAAGAGTAATCCAGCAGGTTCTATAAAGGATAGAGCTGTAAAGCAAATAATATTAGATTTATTTAAAGATGGCAAACTAAAAGAAGGTTCTACAATAATAGAGCCGACATCTGGTAATACTGGAATTGCTATGGCTGCTATTGGAAGATATTTGAAGCTTAATGTTATAATAGTTATGCCTTCATCTATGTCTGAAGAGAGAAGAAAACTTATAAGAGATTATGGAGCTAAACTAGAATTAGTTGACGGAGGAATGGATGCGGCAGTTGAAAGGGCCAATCAATTAAATAAAAAAATACCTGATTCCGTAATACCGGGTCAGTTTGTTAATGAGTCTAATGTTATGGCACATTATCTTACAACAGCACCTGAAATATTTAGAGATATAATTAATTTGGATTATATATTTGCAGGTATAGGTACTGGCGGTACTATAACAGGTATTGGACAGTATGTAAGAGATAATAAAAAAAATACAAAAGTTATTGGAGTAGAGCCGGAATCTTCCCCGCTTTTAACTAAAGGACGTGCTGCTCCTCATAAGATACAGGGTATAGGTGCTAATTTTGTACCTCAAATTTTGGATTTGAGTGTAGTAACAAAGATAATAGATGTATCAAATGATAATGCCGTAAATACAGCTAGAGAAATTTGTTTTAATGAGGGTTTATATGTAGGAATATCATCTGGAGCTAGTGTTTATGCAGCTATTCATTTGTCTAAAGAATTGGAAGAAACTGATAAGTCAGATAAAAAAATAAAAATGCTTTGTATTCTGCCTGATACAGGTGAGAGATATTCTTGGAATTAAGGATATATTTATGAAATTAAAAACTTTTAATGAACTTCCTAGTCAAAAAGATATAAAAGATATTGTTAAACTTATTAGAGATTATGCTTTCCCTAATTTTTTTAGAGAGAGTCCTAATAAAGATATTGTAAAGAAGAGTATAGCAAAACTTTATATGAATATAGTTACTAATGATTCTTATTTACTTGATTTTATAGAGCAGCTTGATGATATTACATTGAGTTTGCAGAAAGATTTAGAGTTTTTTTATCAGTCTGATCCTGCTTCAAAATCTTATGATGAAATAGTATTAACTTATCCCGGATTTAGAGCTATTTTTCATTATAGAATAGCACATATATTTTATAATCAAAATGAGTATTTAGTAGCGAGAACTATATCAGAATTCGCCCATTCAAAAACTGGTATAGATATTCACCCGGGTGCTTCTATAGGGGATTATTTCTTTATAGATCATGGTACTGGAATTGTTATAGGAGAAACTACTGTTATAGGTCATCATGTTAAAATATATCAGGGTGTAACTTTAGGGGCATTATCTTTAACTAATGGAAGAAGTTTGGAAGGACAAAAAAGACACCCTACAGTTTGTGATTATGTTACTATATATGCTAATGCTTCTATATTTGGAGGCAATACTGTTATAGGAGAAAATGCTATAATTGGTGCTAACTGTATAGTTTTAGAGTCAGTTGAGGAAAACAAAAGACTTACGCTTAATAATGATATGTAAATAAGATTTAAATAAAGCCTGAATTTTATTTGAATTTAGGCTTTATTTAGATTTTGTTATCAGAATTTAGGTCCGTATCTGTATCCTAATTGTAGACCTATATCTATATTGCCGAATGTTTCATCTTTAACTACATTTAAATATTCACTTGTCTGTGCCCAGTAATTTCCAAAGTCATATCCTATATAAAATCCTAGATTTATTGCAGAATCTATACCTACAACAAAAGAATAATCAAAAGTTCCTCTAATATAAAGTCTTGCATATGTATCATGTTTTATTTCAATATTACCTATTTCAGCAGTATAATATATTGAGTTTGGGGTAAGCGTTATTTTATATCCTATATTTAATCCTATTGAGCATGAGTAAAAATTAAATTTAGGCATTATTCCAAAATAAAAATCATTATCAATAAATTTATACCGTACTGTATTATTAAATTTAGAATATTTAGTTTCTGTATAACTATATCCAATTACAGCTAATAGGCTAATTCCCATTCTCTCTTTTATTTGAAACATATATCCTAGATTTGCTTCAATACCTCCCTGAAAATTTACATTACCTTTAGGATTTCCTTTAAGTTCGATATTCTTATGAATTATGGTAATACCCATACCTATAGGAACATTAACTATTGCCTCAAAACCGCCTTTTACTTCTGTAAATGTTGTTTTACATATTGTTATAAGTAATATTATTAATATAAATATTCTTTTCTTTATCATATATGCTCCAATAAAATTATTAATATTAACTATATAATACTAATAATTTTCAAATTATAGTCAATAAAAAAAATATTTTTAAAAAATACTTTACTTATTGTTCTTTTTTGTTATTTTTAAATTACTTATTTATAAAAAAATAGGTATTATATTTGTTTTATGGCGTATTAAAAATGAAAAAAAATATTTTATTTTGCTTATTTGTATTATTGTTGGTATTTTTATATTGACTGCTGTTTCATGTTCAAAAAGATTAAATCCTTTTAATCCAAGCATCAGTATAGATGGAAATGTGAGTGATGAAGATAATAATTCTGGCGGAGGCATAATAATATCTCCTATAGATCCTCCTATTAATCCGCCTATTGAACCAGATATTGATGAAGAAGAACCTGAATGGTTTTTACCTCCAGAAGAACAAATTAAGCCTTTTATGGAGCAGACTATAATTTTTAAAAGCGAAGTAAATAATAATAATCCAAATAGTCCTAAACATATATATAGAATACCCGGCATAACAGTTTCAGAAAAAAACACAATAATAGCTGTTGCAGATTATAGGAAAAACAGCTATGAAGATGTTGGTTTTTCTGGTTCAAAAGCAATAGACATTGTTGTAAGGAGAAGTACTGATGGAGGAATAAATTGGGGACCTGAAATAACTATACCGCCTATAGCTTCTGATAACAAAACTGCTCATGGGGATTCTTTATTCTTTTCATGTGCTAATGGTGATTTAGTTGTTTTGTGTGCTGCTGGCGGTGCTTATAAAAAAGATCCTGGATTTGGCGGGTCTAAAATTATGGTATCAAGAAGTACAGATGATGGTCTCAGTTGGAGTGAGTGGGAGCTTGCTCAAGGAAATGTTAATAGTTTTGGACAGGGGGTATTGTCTGCTTATGACAGAGGATTTGCAGCTTCAGGTACTGGAGCAAGGCTATTTGATGGTACTTTGATGGGGGCTATGCTTGTAAATAAAGGAACTGGAAATAATACAGCAGCTGCTGCTGTTATAGTTTCTACTGATAATGGTCATACTTGGACAGTTAGAAGTGTAGCT from Brachyspira murdochii DSM 12563 encodes the following:
- a CDS encoding PqqD family peptide modification chaperone; the encoded protein is MDEKKDNILESFFKEKDEHNFVLYVPEIIHNNWKINDNGKVLLILETNNPITKISAWLLKKKINKDIEFDELSTSAWLSIDGERCIFEIARLQKAKTDDSFKDALIRLIRFMHYIQNRGWIKYKKVKSKEDVDISKV
- a CDS encoding sialidase family protein — protein: MTAVSCSKRLNPFNPSISIDGNVSDEDNNSGGGIIISPIDPPINPPIEPDIDEEEPEWFLPPEEQIKPFMEQTIIFKSEVNNNNPNSPKHIYRIPGITVSEKNTIIAVADYRKNSYEDVGFSGSKAIDIVVRRSTDGGINWGPEITIPPIASDNKTAHGDSLFFSCANGDLVVLCAAGGAYKKDPGFGGSKIMVSRSTDDGLSWSEWELAQGNVNSFGQGVLSAYDRGFAASGTGARLFDGTLMGAMLVNKGTGNNTAAAAVIVSTDNGHTWTVRSVAKRKSGTQDEPKVVTQLNDGRILLSVRSGAWNAKNKQRVWFRSVANIGSSWEEFVPTGNFYDGACNAEGILFTSTLEGYDKNRLIHLALDSNSDRRNLTAFISYDEGDSWKKLRVLNSGRAGYSALARLRDGTIVSLAEEQGGQGLPTTGKELYNIVFRRFNLRWLTENLSESEKDFYTPPDKTVFRRW
- a CDS encoding OPT family oligopeptide transporter: MSDLNKEARKLSKDAYGGIKGEDYIPFIPSTVVMPEMTGYSIILGILFAVLFAAANTYLGLKVGLTISAGIPGAILATGLFKAIFKRNNILEANFTASLAAVGESIAGGIIFILPALILFGMGLSMLTVIIVTIVGGFMGCYFITPVRKYLIVEEHGSLIYPEAMAQSEVLVIGSEGGKGFKYMITGIATGMLYKLFSGGFGFWKESATYIIKPYEKTMLGIDTLASLLGVGFIIGLETSSLMFAGGIVAWLGLIPLIKYFGNFIPTAVFPSSVPIIDMSAQEVWGSYIRYIGAGAVAMGGFISLARSMPTIISSFRKSLAGMLEGEHGSSKKADRINQDAPIIWLIAAAVFGFLATWLIPSIGGGIIGGILAVIFCFFFAVVSARMVGVIGASNNPVSGMTIATLLIVATIFKLTGNVGDDGIRMSLLVCGIVCVSTAVAGGVAQSLKASYIIGGTPKKIQFGMFIALGIASIGAGATVILMQNAYGIGSDAVPAPQATLMKLIVEGIMTAQLPWTLVIIGAAIAIFCAIAKLPILAVALGLYLPITLSTAIFIGGIVRKLVEIKFKDNEEGKNEASEKGILLASGLVAGDAIVGIFIGIMAALNISINFGAKIVPQSNLITFIIFALFCAWVYKYTTSKDKK
- a CDS encoding PLP-dependent cysteine synthase family protein, translating into MVYNSILDLIGNTPILRLSNIESKFNLNKNVELYGKVEKSNPAGSIKDRAVKQIILDLFKDGKLKEGSTIIEPTSGNTGIAMAAIGRYLKLNVIIVMPSSMSEERRKLIRDYGAKLELVDGGMDAAVERANQLNKKIPDSVIPGQFVNESNVMAHYLTTAPEIFRDIINLDYIFAGIGTGGTITGIGQYVRDNKKNTKVIGVEPESSPLLTKGRAAPHKIQGIGANFVPQILDLSVVTKIIDVSNDNAVNTAREICFNEGLYVGISSGASVYAAIHLSKELEETDKSDKKIKMLCILPDTGERYSWN
- the epsC gene encoding serine O-acetyltransferase EpsC; translated protein: MKLKTFNELPSQKDIKDIVKLIRDYAFPNFFRESPNKDIVKKSIAKLYMNIVTNDSYLLDFIEQLDDITLSLQKDLEFFYQSDPASKSYDEIVLTYPGFRAIFHYRIAHIFYNQNEYLVARTISEFAHSKTGIDIHPGASIGDYFFIDHGTGIVIGETTVIGHHVKIYQGVTLGALSLTNGRSLEGQKRHPTVCDYVTIYANASIFGGNTVIGENAIIGANCIVLESVEENKRLTLNNDM